A single window of bacterium DNA harbors:
- a CDS encoding ABC transporter substrate-binding protein gives MSRTWMGHLIAVIAIAAMIAGLGGMAAAQPKLRVLGLAMPTTPPNLVHIPPWVALDAGIFAKYGIEVKIFTFEGGVAALRALIGGRGEVQLAAPGVPPFIAAAARGGDFKAVATYATKHPVAMVAQAEIKRCEDLRGKKIGTPGGVGAYAETMARAVMQTCGLTPRDVQYVSIATGSRVPALATGQVDAFVIHVDQVFEAAKVKPSLHVLAYLSDVLPKGWYAAYVTTGDVMRGDPKLLQDAVSALVEANRFIYKNRDRTVEIGVKYTKFDRDIVGRTYDVLAARGIWPVNEGLQKSVVEAGLDEETRIGTITPDIKPTYDQVVQLGFITATMTKLGRWTGDARWQ, from the coding sequence ATGTCGAGAACGTGGATGGGGCATCTGATCGCCGTGATCGCTATCGCCGCCATGATCGCCGGGCTCGGCGGGATGGCGGCCGCGCAGCCGAAGTTGCGGGTGTTGGGCCTGGCGATGCCGACGACCCCGCCCAATCTTGTCCACATCCCGCCGTGGGTGGCCCTGGATGCGGGGATCTTCGCCAAGTACGGCATCGAGGTCAAGATCTTTACGTTCGAAGGCGGCGTGGCTGCGCTCCGCGCCCTCATCGGCGGACGCGGCGAGGTTCAGCTCGCGGCCCCCGGCGTCCCCCCGTTCATCGCGGCGGCCGCGCGCGGAGGGGACTTTAAGGCCGTGGCGACGTACGCCACGAAACACCCCGTGGCGATGGTGGCCCAGGCCGAGATCAAGCGGTGCGAAGACCTGCGCGGGAAAAAGATCGGGACGCCCGGCGGTGTCGGGGCCTATGCCGAGACCATGGCCAGGGCGGTGATGCAGACCTGCGGCCTCACGCCGCGGGACGTCCAGTATGTCAGCATCGCGACGGGCTCGCGGGTCCCCGCTCTCGCGACCGGCCAGGTGGATGCGTTCGTCATCCACGTCGACCAGGTGTTTGAGGCGGCGAAAGTCAAACCCTCGCTGCACGTCCTGGCCTACCTCTCCGACGTGCTTCCCAAAGGGTGGTACGCCGCCTACGTGACCACCGGCGACGTGATGCGGGGTGACCCCAAGCTGCTGCAGGATGCCGTGTCGGCGTTGGTGGAGGCCAACCGGTTCATCTACAAGAACCGTGACCGCACGGTCGAGATCGGCGTCAAGTACACGAAGTTCGACCGGGATATTGTCGGACGCACCTACGATGTGCTGGCGGCGCGGGGCATCTGGCCGGTGAACGAGGGACTGCAGAAGAGCGTGGTCGAGGCCGGCCTGGACGAGGAGACCCGGATCGGCACGATCACGCCCGATATCAAGCCGACCTACGATCAGGTCGTGCAGTTGGGCTTCATCACCGCGACGATGACGAAGCTGGGCCGGTGGACCGGGGATGCGCGGTGGCAGTGA
- a CDS encoding class II aldolase/adducin family protein, protein MRAEAIERRLREQVAACTLLLNDLGILGYSGHLAARLPGREALLVQSFDQSRADLGPDDLLICDFDGSVETGPAGLRPPAEVHLHCEIFRARGDVHAVAHFHDDVATVFTLVDGIPLRPIKNHAARWADGIPIHPDPSHVSTPARGRAAAASLGQHHAMLLRAHGQVVTAESVPAVLVDCVHFVENAEAMYRAAALGPVVPLSRDEIAGFLRAFDRNRHVAKLWAYYVGRGRASGLLQAVWAVS, encoded by the coding sequence GTGCGGGCCGAGGCGATCGAGCGGAGGTTGCGCGAGCAGGTCGCCGCGTGCACGCTGCTCCTCAACGATTTGGGGATCTTGGGGTACAGCGGCCACCTCGCCGCCCGGTTGCCTGGACGGGAAGCGCTCCTGGTTCAATCCTTCGACCAGAGCCGTGCCGATCTGGGACCCGACGACTTGCTGATCTGCGACTTCGACGGCTCGGTAGAGACCGGCCCCGCGGGGCTGCGGCCGCCCGCGGAAGTTCATCTGCACTGCGAGATCTTTCGTGCCCGCGGTGACGTGCACGCGGTCGCGCATTTCCACGATGACGTCGCGACCGTGTTTACCCTGGTCGACGGCATCCCGCTCAGACCCATCAAGAACCACGCGGCGCGGTGGGCGGACGGCATCCCGATCCATCCCGACCCGAGCCATGTCAGCACTCCGGCGCGGGGCCGCGCCGCGGCGGCGTCTCTCGGGCAGCATCACGCCATGCTGCTGCGGGCCCACGGCCAGGTGGTCACGGCGGAGTCGGTGCCGGCCGTATTGGTCGATTGCGTGCATTTCGTCGAGAATGCCGAGGCGATGTACCGGGCCGCCGCGCTCGGGCCGGTCGTTCCGTTGAGTAGGGATGAGATCGCCGGCTTCCTGCGGGCATTCGACCGGAACCGCCACGTCGCCAAGTTGTGGGCCTATTACGTTGGCCGGGGCCGGGCGAGCGGTCTGCTGCAGGCCGTGTGGGCGGTGTCCTAG
- a CDS encoding M24 family metallopeptidase: MAVINDSGGAGVQDAGFDAIRSTLDQGATFARMRGTPYYEDAVYERFSEGEYRRRYERTRAKMDRMGLDGLIVCGGPNHWSYGSGLFWLTNHREWHALTLYLLVPREGDPTLLYGMGGTHIEAIRRAVAVKDVRPAGRGQFAQILVERIRELQLEEGRLGITVIDPRYGDYLPVNQYRTLTEALPAARMEFVGDFFHEFLVMKSAEELERVRRAGDLCAAATLAMVEAARPGVPEYALKAAAAHAILAGGGEIDFLIIGSTPMDRPRMVFGSPRPSARRLQRGDLVLNELAAGYEGYTAQVGVPICVGAPTDQVRRMFDEVVLPGFNLLAAELRPGNSFEGLREKAQFFRQKGYQSRPTILHGLDLVSHAPDVSVEAVHADPEDKVMKPGMTLMLEPNPITPDGLLGLFFGHTFIITDSGNERLGTQVPLDLMVAEA, from the coding sequence GTGGCAGTGATCAACGACTCGGGAGGCGCGGGAGTGCAGGACGCCGGCTTTGACGCCATCCGATCCACGCTCGACCAGGGCGCGACGTTTGCCCGGATGCGGGGCACCCCGTACTACGAAGATGCCGTGTATGAGCGGTTCTCCGAGGGTGAGTACCGCCGCCGGTACGAGCGGACCCGGGCCAAGATGGACCGGATGGGGCTCGACGGCCTGATCGTCTGCGGCGGGCCGAATCACTGGTCCTACGGAAGCGGGCTGTTCTGGCTGACCAATCACCGGGAATGGCACGCGCTCACGCTCTACCTGCTCGTCCCCCGCGAGGGCGACCCTACGCTGCTGTATGGGATGGGCGGCACGCACATCGAGGCGATTCGCCGCGCCGTCGCGGTGAAGGACGTGCGGCCGGCCGGGCGGGGGCAGTTCGCCCAGATCCTCGTGGAGCGGATCCGGGAGTTACAGCTCGAGGAGGGACGGCTGGGCATCACGGTGATCGATCCCCGGTACGGCGACTACCTGCCGGTGAACCAGTACCGAACGCTGACCGAGGCGCTCCCGGCGGCGCGGATGGAGTTCGTCGGCGACTTCTTCCACGAGTTCCTGGTCATGAAGAGCGCCGAGGAACTGGAGCGGGTTCGCCGGGCGGGCGACCTGTGCGCAGCCGCGACCCTCGCGATGGTCGAGGCGGCGCGGCCGGGGGTGCCGGAGTACGCCCTCAAGGCCGCCGCGGCTCACGCGATCCTCGCAGGGGGCGGGGAGATCGACTTCCTGATCATCGGGTCGACGCCCATGGATCGCCCGCGGATGGTCTTCGGGAGCCCACGCCCGTCCGCCCGCCGGCTGCAGCGAGGAGATCTTGTCCTCAACGAACTCGCGGCAGGCTATGAGGGATATACGGCTCAAGTGGGAGTGCCCATTTGCGTCGGTGCTCCGACGGATCAGGTGCGGCGGATGTTCGACGAGGTCGTGCTCCCTGGGTTCAATCTGCTGGCGGCGGAGCTCCGCCCCGGCAATTCGTTTGAGGGGCTGCGCGAGAAGGCACAGTTCTTCCGCCAAAAGGGGTACCAATCGCGCCCCACGATCCTGCATGGCCTGGACCTGGTCAGCCACGCCCCGGACGTCTCGGTCGAGGCCGTTCACGCCGATCCGGAGGACAAGGTCATGAAGCCCGGAATGACCCTGATGCTCGAGCCCAACCCGATCACCCCGGATGGATTGCTGGGGCTCTTCTTCGGCCACACGTTCATCATCACAGATTCGGGCAACGAGCGATTGGGGACTCAGGTGCCGCTCGACCTGATGGTTGCCGAAGCGTAG
- a CDS encoding ABC transporter permease, giving the protein MRGVVSPAVIRVASVLVGLAAWEIYGRTIHTVIFAYPSQIARAFVELARTGELWFYLQGSLVVLALGLGLAIAIGIPLGIVMGRRAAVEYALEPYINALYSTPTVALIPLIVLWAGFQVKAKVILVFLFCVFPILINTFQGVKNTDAKLLEVARSFSAGEWSMWRDLMVPSAAPYILAGIRLGIGRGLVGMIVAEFYTAITGLGYMIVQYANNFRTDRLFVPIVVLMVLGIGLTSLLRRIERSLAPWLHVAQHE; this is encoded by the coding sequence ATGAGGGGGGTGGTCTCTCCCGCGGTGATCCGAGTCGCGTCCGTCCTCGTCGGGCTGGCAGCCTGGGAGATCTACGGCCGCACGATCCATACGGTCATCTTCGCGTATCCGTCACAGATCGCGAGAGCGTTCGTCGAACTCGCGCGCACCGGGGAGCTGTGGTTCTACCTCCAGGGCAGCCTCGTGGTCCTGGCGCTCGGGCTGGGGCTCGCGATCGCGATCGGGATCCCGCTCGGCATCGTCATGGGCAGGCGGGCCGCGGTCGAGTACGCGCTGGAGCCATACATCAACGCCCTGTACTCGACGCCGACGGTGGCCCTGATCCCGCTGATCGTCCTGTGGGCGGGGTTTCAGGTGAAGGCCAAGGTGATCCTCGTCTTCCTCTTCTGCGTCTTTCCCATCTTGATCAACACCTTCCAGGGGGTCAAGAACACCGATGCCAAGCTGCTCGAGGTCGCCCGTTCCTTCTCCGCCGGCGAATGGTCGATGTGGCGCGACCTCATGGTGCCGTCCGCCGCGCCGTACATCCTCGCAGGGATCCGGCTCGGCATCGGGCGGGGACTGGTCGGGATGATCGTCGCCGAGTTCTACACGGCGATCACCGGCTTGGGGTACATGATCGTGCAGTACGCCAACAACTTCCGCACGGACCGCCTGTTTGTGCCGATCGTGGTGCTGATGGTCCTCGGGATCGGCCTGACGAGCCTGCTGCGAAGAATCGAGCGGTCGCTCGCGCCGTGGCTGCACGTGGCCCAGCACGAGTAA
- a CDS encoding DUF2277 domain-containing protein — protein MCRNIRTLFNYHPPATVEEIRAAALQYVRKISGFSKPSKANEGAFQAAVDEIAGVSTRLLCSLDTNAPAKNREEEAAKAKARAAERFGAATSSNKN, from the coding sequence ATGTGCAGGAACATCAGAACGCTCTTCAATTACCATCCACCCGCCACGGTCGAGGAAATTCGGGCCGCGGCGCTTCAGTACGTGAGAAAAATCAGCGGGTTTTCGAAACCGTCGAAGGCAAACGAAGGCGCGTTCCAGGCTGCAGTGGACGAAATCGCCGGCGTTTCGACTCGCCTGCTCTGTTCGCTCGACACCAACGCGCCGGCGAAGAACCGAGAAGAGGAGGCGGCAAAAGCGAAAGCTCGGGCCGCGGAGAGATTCGGCGCTGCGACCTCTTCTAATAAG
- a CDS encoding ABC transporter ATP-binding protein, whose product MQRTHMIQDQARLDPAAVPGQAAVPAGPRIAVERVCKSFRQGAGAALQECTLEVRPNEVLCVIGPSGCGKTTLLRIIDGLSRPDSGRVLVDGTEIVAPRRDVAMVFQHFGLFPWKTVYDNVAYGLRVRKRLDQESRATVARCIELVGLTGFERHYPYQLSGGMQQRVGLARAFAVNPGALLMDEPFGALDAQTREVMQEELLRLWRIQRKTLVFVTHSIDEAIILGDRVALMTQRPGRIKELLDVDIPRPRDPEAVRASPRYAVLRRYIWNQLRPEVTAGSAPS is encoded by the coding sequence GTGCAACGTACGCACATGATACAGGATCAAGCCCGCCTAGACCCCGCGGCCGTCCCCGGCCAAGCGGCCGTCCCCGCCGGGCCCCGGATCGCCGTGGAGCGGGTGTGCAAGAGTTTCCGGCAGGGCGCGGGGGCGGCGCTCCAGGAGTGCACGCTGGAGGTCCGTCCAAACGAAGTGCTCTGCGTGATCGGGCCGAGCGGGTGCGGGAAGACGACGCTCCTCCGAATCATCGACGGGCTCAGCCGCCCCGACAGCGGGCGGGTGCTCGTCGACGGGACGGAGATCGTCGCCCCCAGGCGGGACGTCGCCATGGTCTTTCAGCATTTCGGGCTGTTCCCCTGGAAAACCGTGTATGACAATGTGGCCTATGGGTTGCGCGTGCGGAAGCGGCTCGATCAGGAGAGCCGGGCGACCGTCGCGCGCTGTATCGAGCTGGTCGGCCTCACGGGCTTCGAGCGACACTACCCCTATCAGCTGTCGGGCGGGATGCAGCAGCGCGTGGGGCTGGCCCGCGCCTTTGCGGTGAACCCCGGCGCGCTCCTGATGGACGAGCCGTTCGGCGCCCTCGACGCGCAGACGCGCGAGGTGATGCAGGAGGAGCTGCTTCGGCTCTGGCGGATCCAGCGGAAAACCCTGGTGTTCGTCACCCACAGCATCGATGAAGCGATCATCCTGGGAGACCGTGTCGCCCTGATGACGCAGCGGCCCGGCCGCATCAAAGAACTCCTCGACGTGGACATCCCGCGGCCGCGCGATCCCGAGGCCGTGCGCGCGTCTCCCCGGTACGCGGTCCTTCGCCGCTATATCTGGAACCAGTTGAGGCCGGAAGTGACGGCGGGCTCGGCGCCATCATGA